A region from the Aphis gossypii isolate Hap1 chromosome 1, ASM2018417v2, whole genome shotgun sequence genome encodes:
- the LOC114128784 gene encoding uncharacterized protein LOC114128784 has product MLVWLKNFNPKMKTFLLINLIVCVIFVNSDKGKPLSLPQLPYGIYRLKFLGILRCESIKSNDKIKYDVHVSKKSANTTEVVGTVTNSIPFDDSLNLELNMAVKDSIGGWKENAFLYKSPKACSTLMKFLGPAWTVLVDSAGHRNGTCPFPKGFYKLANIDTDTFMNTNFPKSFFYGTYKFRVTYTKNNEVYTCFIIVLEVKRTWETE; this is encoded by the exons ATGCTTGTgtggttaaaaaattttaatccaaAGATGaagacttttttattaatcaatcttattgtgtgtgtaatttttgttaattcagATAAAGGTAAACCATTGTCACTTCCACAATTACCATAT GGTATATACCGATTAAAATTCCTAGGAATACTTCGTTGTGAATCTATTAAgtcaaatgataaaattaaatatgatgttCATGTAAGCAAAAAGTCTGCCAATACCACAGAAGTCGTTGGAACCGTAACGAATTCAATACCATTTGATGACTCCCTTAAT tTGGAATTAAATATGGCGGTAAAAGATTCTATTGGTGGTTGGAAGGAAAATGCTTTTTTGTATAAGTCCCCCAAAGCTTGTTCAACGCTCATGAAATTTTTAGGACCGGCTTGGACTGTATTGGTGGACTCTGCAGGACACCGAAATGGGACATGTCCTTTTCCCAAG ggtttttataaattagccAACATAGATACTGATACTTTTATGAATACCAATTTTCccaaatcgtttttttatgGAACATACAAATTTCGTGTAACGTATACTAAAAACAATGAAGTTTATACTTGCTTTATCATTGTATTAGAAGTGAAGCGGACTTGGGAAACCGAATAA
- the LOC114128785 gene encoding uncharacterized protein LOC114128785, translated as MAKMFKFLIINLIVSLNLANSEEYKPLFLPHFLPVGEYRTKYLGLTRCSSIQSLDKIIFNLYLSKTSINTTEVKGNITNCIAIDDSLNLEVNMAGKDSIGGWKDNAMVFQKLKACSSLKQLLGAVWTQIMDSVGIYNATCPIPMGFYKLSGLDTAVFASANFSKKYFYGSYKFRFSFTKNNEVYGCFVIVVELRRPWETD; from the exons atggcaaaaatgttcaagtttttaataataaatttgatcgtttctttaaatttagcaAATTCAGAGGAATATAAACCTTTGTTTTTACCACATTTTTTACCAGTT gGTGAATACCGAACAAAGTACTTAGGATTAACGCGTTGTAGTTCTATCCAATCActtgataaaattatctttaatttgtACCTAAGCAAAACATCTATAAATACCACGGAAGTCAAaggaaatataacaaattgcaTTGCTATTGATGATTCTCTTAAT TTAGAAGTTAATATGGCAGGAAAGGATTCCATTGGTGGTTGGAAAGATAATGCAATGGTATTTCAGAAACTCAAGGCTTGCTCATCACTCAAACAATTGTTGGGTGCAGTTTGGACTCAAATAATGGACAGCGTAGGAATCTACAATGCAACTTGTCCTATACCCATG ggtttttataaattatctggACTAGATACTGCTGTTTTCGCTTCAGCcaatttttcaaagaaatatttttacggaTCATACAAATTTCgtttttcttttacaaaaaacaatgaaGTCTATGGATGTTTTGTTATAGTTGTGGAGTTAAGAAGACCATGGGAAActgattaa
- the LOC114128783 gene encoding uncharacterized protein LOC114128783, with protein sequence MKTSLLINLIVSVIFVNSDKGKPLSFQQFPYGIYRLKFLGILRCKYVKSNDKIKYDVHVSKKSANTTEIVGTVTNSIPFNDSLNLELNMAVKDSIGGWKENAFLYKSPKACSTLMKFLGPAWTVLVDSAGHRNGTCPFPKGFYKLANIDTDTFMNTNFSLVEYQNN encoded by the exons ATGAAAACTTCTTTATTAATCAATCTCATTGTGagtgtaatttttgttaattcagATAAAGGTAAACCATTGTCGTTTCAACAATTCCCAtat GGTATATACCGATTAAAATTCCTAGGAATACTTCGTTGTAAATATGTTAAgtcaaatgataaaattaaatatgatgttCATGTAAGCAAAAAGTCTGCCAATACCACAGAAATCGTAGGAACCGTAACGAATTCAATACCATTTAATGACTCCCTCAAT tTGGAATTAAATATGGCGGTAAAAGATTCTATTGGTGGTTGGAAGGAAAATGCTTTTTTGTATAAGTCCCCCAAAGCTTGTTCAACACTCATGAAATTTTTAGGACCGGCTTGGACTGTACTGGTGGATTCTGCAGGACACCGAAATGGGACATGTCCTTTTCCCAAG ggtttttataaattagccAACATAGATACTGATACTTTTATGAATACCAATTTTAGTTTAGTTGAGTACCAAAACAATTAA